The following are from one region of the Planctomycetota bacterium genome:
- a CDS encoding TolC family protein — translation MSLRQLLIFVLAAAWLVTGCSSVREARKAQDTDNIPAGERTVTASEIGLTKDSVLTLDKSLEIALQYHPSMVQSRQSLISSEKQYGDAIAGYLPTVSANASVSKSTSNTSTKTADNTLGDSSYSTGVSLSQLIYDFGETPANIRQAYENKLTAESSLKAAENSLAYNVKQAYYDLSKQQALLKVAEETVKQYEIHLEQTKIQVEVGGKIKYDITKAEVDLSNARISLVNSRNDLRTARAVLNNTLGLAEDPEYTIEESKPAEMKDYSFESLLKTAKEQQPEFLAQQSRERAASASVDKAIANLFPSLSLSGSYRWSGSEFPLVWNWSLSSSLGLNLFNGFQNTSQIDQAVANLRSTRAAKASLEQKIYLDLTRAVAQLESAQERLTLADLTVKQAAETLNLITERYKIGKASAVEVTDAQVSLTKAQVDKIQAQFDYQTAIALIKSTIGEK, via the coding sequence ATGAGCCTTAGACAACTTTTAATTTTTGTATTGGCGGCTGCTTGGCTGGTAACAGGGTGCTCATCCGTCCGCGAGGCGCGCAAGGCGCAGGATACGGATAATATACCTGCGGGAGAACGGACCGTTACGGCTTCGGAAATAGGATTAACCAAGGATTCCGTATTGACTTTGGATAAATCGCTGGAAATCGCCCTGCAATACCATCCTTCCATGGTCCAGTCAAGGCAATCCCTTATAAGTTCGGAAAAACAATACGGTGACGCGATTGCCGGATACCTTCCCACGGTCAGCGCAAACGCCAGCGTTTCTAAATCCACTTCAAACACATCAACCAAGACGGCTGATAATACATTAGGGGACTCTTCTTATTCAACCGGCGTTTCTTTGAGCCAGTTGATTTATGATTTCGGCGAAACACCCGCCAATATCCGCCAGGCTTATGAAAACAAGCTTACCGCGGAATCATCATTGAAAGCAGCGGAAAATTCTCTTGCCTATAACGTCAAGCAGGCGTATTACGATTTATCAAAACAACAGGCATTGCTTAAAGTGGCCGAGGAAACCGTAAAACAGTATGAAATACACCTGGAACAAACTAAAATCCAGGTAGAGGTCGGCGGAAAGATTAAATACGATATCACCAAGGCAGAAGTGGATTTAAGCAACGCGCGCATCAGCCTGGTCAACAGCCGCAATGACTTGCGCACAGCTCGGGCGGTTCTTAATAACACGCTCGGCCTGGCCGAAGACCCGGAATATACGATTGAGGAATCAAAACCAGCGGAGATGAAAGATTATTCTTTCGAGAGCCTTCTTAAAACCGCCAAGGAACAACAGCCTGAATTTCTGGCCCAGCAATCCCGCGAGCGCGCGGCCTCGGCATCGGTTGACAAGGCAATCGCCAATCTATTTCCTTCGCTTTCCTTAAGCGGCAGTTACCGGTGGAGCGGCAGCGAATTCCCCCTGGTCTGGAACTGGTCATTAAGCAGCTCTTTGGGTTTAAATCTCTTCAATGGATTCCAGAATACCAGCCAAATCGACCAGGCTGTGGCAAATCTGAGATCCACCAGGGCGGCAAAGGCTTCTTTGGAACAGAAAATTTACCTTGACCTGACCCGCGCGGTAGCACAACTGGAATCCGCCCAAGAACGCCTGACCCTGGCGGATTTAACGGTCAAGCAGGCGGCGGAAACACTGAACTTGATTACCGAACGTTACAAAATCGGCAAGGCGTCCGCCGTGGAAGTAACCGATGCCCAGGTTTCTTTAACCAAAGCACAGGTAGATAAAATCCAGGCCCAGTTCGATTACCAGACAGCCATCGCACTTATCAAAAGCACCATAGGAGAAAAATGA
- a CDS encoding RNA polymerase sigma factor, which yields MLTAELKLPKPVFITSRLALFLQNATDVDYALDNPPEQVDSRDITEILNGNRDAFTELIKRYQNQVTAKMWRFTRDRTRLEELVQDVFVEAYGSLRSFKQGSPFLPWLMKIAVRTGYRYWKKTARTLKDQRSLEGLDEIIISKDKIKPDRAAEIIHSMLDTLPPKDRLALTLTYFEECSVKEVAELTGWSLIMTKVRLHRARGKLKKLITEKMSI from the coding sequence ATGCTGACTGCAGAATTAAAACTACCTAAGCCTGTATTTATCACCAGCAGGCTGGCGCTCTTCTTGCAAAACGCCACGGACGTTGATTATGCCCTGGATAACCCGCCTGAGCAAGTCGATAGCCGGGATATAACCGAGATTCTTAACGGAAACCGTGATGCTTTTACGGAATTAATCAAACGCTATCAGAACCAGGTCACGGCAAAGATGTGGCGTTTTACGCGCGACCGGACACGCCTTGAAGAACTCGTCCAGGATGTCTTTGTGGAAGCATACGGCTCTTTAAGAAGTTTTAAGCAAGGTTCACCTTTCCTCCCCTGGCTCATGAAAATCGCCGTAAGGACAGGCTACCGCTACTGGAAAAAGACGGCCAGGACTTTGAAAGACCAACGGTCTCTGGAAGGGCTTGATGAAATTATAATAAGTAAAGATAAAATAAAGCCTGACCGCGCCGCGGAAATTATTCATTCCATGCTGGATACCCTTCCTCCCAAGGATAGACTGGCGCTGACGCTTACTTATTTCGAAGAATGTTCCGTTAAAGAGGTTGCAGAACTTACCGGATGGAGCCTTATTATGACAAAAGTCCGGCTGCATCGGGCGCGCGGAAAGCTTAAAAAACTTATTACCGAAAAGATGTCTATATGA
- a CDS encoding YkgJ family cysteine cluster protein — protein sequence MKQIINHTVLMWGKIRRMCIIYLTPRRTQEMLSQREGECQRCGACCKINFECPFLTNHTQAAACKLYDSRSKVCRYFPIDKRDIKDRNIVFPGTKCGYSFREKQ from the coding sequence ATGAAACAGATTATAAACCATACGGTCCTTATGTGGGGAAAAATCAGGCGGATGTGCATAATTTACCTGACGCCCCGCCGGACCCAAGAAATGCTTTCGCAAAGGGAAGGCGAATGCCAGCGCTGCGGCGCCTGCTGCAAGATAAATTTTGAATGCCCTTTTTTAACCAACCATACCCAAGCGGCTGCATGCAAGCTTTATGATTCCCGCTCCAAAGTGTGCCGCTATTTCCCGATAGATAAAAGAGACATCAAAGACCGTAATATCGTATTTCCCGGAACCAAATGCGGCTACTCTTTCCGGGAGAAACAATAA
- the bzdN gene encoding benzoyl-CoA reductase, bzd-type, subunit N — protein MEMFKEWYEARHEYAKEWKKNHPKGKVMGYFCTYVPEEILYAADVLPVRILGSHEPQDVTEPHIFAMYCPFCRDCLAQGLKNRYDYLDGIMIAQSCLHIRQAFTSWQLHIPVPYSYYLPMPNNLQTPHATPYLAGELAAFKKSVEEWTGKKLTDKDLDKGIEIMNRNRKLLKQIYETRKLENSPVTGLDAMYLAVSAQMVDKNEHSRAMETALKKLASAKTERPTGTRLMILGSEDDDTEFVNMAESCGATFVIDDHCTGSRYFWNEVTPGSDRLAAIAKRYVERPACPSKDWPQRTRLAHIMKLAKDYRVQGVIVIQQKFCDPHELDIPAIQKMFKQSNIPTLFLEFDVSVPVGQFKTRVEAFLEMIQQEDLF, from the coding sequence ATGGAAATGTTTAAGGAATGGTATGAGGCGCGCCATGAATACGCCAAGGAATGGAAGAAGAACCATCCCAAGGGAAAAGTGATGGGTTATTTCTGCACCTACGTTCCTGAGGAAATTCTTTATGCGGCTGATGTCCTGCCTGTCAGGATTTTAGGCTCGCATGAACCGCAGGATGTGACCGAGCCGCATATCTTCGCGATGTATTGCCCTTTCTGCCGGGATTGCCTGGCCCAGGGTTTGAAGAATCGTTACGATTACCTTGACGGCATCATGATTGCCCAATCGTGCCTCCATATCCGGCAGGCGTTTACCTCGTGGCAGTTGCATATCCCGGTGCCTTACAGTTATTATCTCCCGATGCCGAATAATCTCCAGACTCCTCACGCGACTCCTTATCTTGCCGGTGAACTGGCCGCATTCAAGAAATCCGTGGAAGAATGGACCGGCAAGAAACTTACGGACAAGGATTTGGACAAAGGCATCGAGATAATGAACAGGAACAGGAAATTGCTTAAGCAGATTTATGAGACCAGGAAATTAGAAAATTCTCCGGTTACCGGTTTGGATGCGATGTATCTGGCGGTTTCCGCGCAGATGGTTGATAAAAACGAGCATTCCCGCGCGATGGAAACGGCATTAAAGAAATTAGCATCTGCCAAAACCGAACGCCCGACCGGGACACGGCTGATGATTCTGGGAAGCGAAGATGACGACACGGAATTCGTCAATATGGCTGAATCCTGCGGGGCAACCTTTGTGATAGACGACCACTGCACCGGCTCGCGGTATTTCTGGAACGAAGTCACTCCCGGCAGCGACCGTTTGGCGGCAATCGCCAAGCGCTATGTGGAACGTCCGGCATGCCCAAGCAAGGACTGGCCCCAGCGGACCCGCCTGGCGCATATAATGAAACTGGCAAAAGACTATAGGGTGCAGGGGGTGATTGTGATACAGCAGAAATTCTGCGACCCGCACGAGCTGGATATCCCGGCGATACAAAAGATGTTTAAGCAAAGCAATATCCCCACGCTATTCCTGGAATTCGACGTAAGCGTTCCGGTGGGCCAGTTCAAGACGCGCGTAGAGGCATTCCTGGAAATGATTCAGCAGGAAGATTTATTCTAA